One genomic region from Paramormyrops kingsleyae isolate MSU_618 chromosome 24, PKINGS_0.4, whole genome shotgun sequence encodes:
- the LOC111839579 gene encoding disks large homolog 4 isoform X5 has translation MSDKNLAAMDNVHGYIPHAHLSPIKPVLMSAGHTPLYTSATSTLANSPPVVVNTETLDGSPYVNGTDGEVEYEEITLERGNSGLGFSIAGGTDNPHVGDDPSIFITKIIPGGAAAQDGRLSVNDSILFVNDADVREVTHSQAVEALKEAGAIVRLYVMRRKPCSEKVTEIKLIKGPKGLGFSIAGGVGNQHIPGDNSIYVTKIIEGGAAHKDGRLQIGDKILAVNNVCLEDVMHEDAVGALKNTAEVVYLRIAKPSSLYLTNSYNPPDITSSYSPHLDNEVGHSSYLGSEYPQALTPTSPSRYSPVMKSMLGEDEIPRDPRRVLIHRGSTGLGFNIVGGEDGEGIFISFILAGGPADLSGELRKGDQILSVNGVDLRTATHEQAAAALKNAGQTVTIIAQYRPEEYSRFEAKIHDLREQLLNSGMGSGTTTLRSNTKRGFYIRALFDYDKTADCGFLSQAVGFHFGEILHVLDCGDEEWWQARRVSAQGEADEVGFIPSKRRVERKEWSRLKTKERDRSRDSIGSSIGREDTVKSYETVTQVEVHYARPIIILGPTKDRVNDDLLSEFPDKFGSCVPHTTRPKREYEVDGRDYHFVSSREQMEKDIQGHRFIEAGQYNSHLYGTSVQSVREVAEQQGKHCILDVSANAVRRLQAAQLHPIAVFIRPKSLENVLEINPRLTEEQARKAFDRAIKLEQDFIECFSAIVEGDSFEEVYHKVKTVIEEQSGPYIWVPARERL, from the exons gcCAATTCCCCTCCAGTGGTCGTCAACACGGAGACGCTCGATGGCTCCCCCTAC GTGAACGGGACCGACGGGGAAGTGGAGTATGAGGAGATCACACTGGAGAGG GGAAACTCGGGCCTGGGCTTCAGCATTGCCGGGGGGACGGATAACCCTCATGTTGGGGACGATCCCAGCATCTTCATCACCAAAATCATCCCGGGGGGGGCAGCCGCTCAGGACGGCAGACTCAG TGTCAACGACAGCATCCTGTTCGTGAACGATGCCGACGTGCGGGAGGTGACACACAGCCAGGCTGTGGAGGCCCTGAAGGAGGCGGGAGCCATCGTCAGGCTCTACGTGATGCGGAGGAAACCGTGCTCCGAGAAAGTCACCGAGATCAAGCTCATCAAGGGGCCCAAAG GCCTGGGGTTCAGCATAGCGGGTGGCGTGGGCAACCAGCACATCCCCGGCGACAACAGCATCTACGTCACCAAGATCATCGAGGGCGGGGCAGCGCACAAGGACGGCCGGCTGCAGATCGGGGACAAGATCCTGGCC gtgaacAACGTGTGCCTGGAGGACGTGATGCACGAGGACGCGGTGGGGGCGCTGAAGAACACGGCGGAGGTGGTGTACCTGCGGATAGCCAAGCCCAGCTCGCTGTACCTCACCAACTCCTACAACCCCCCTGACATAACCAGCT cgTACTCCCCACACCTGGACAATGAGGTGGGCCACTCCAGCTACCTGGGCTCGGAGTACCCGCAAGCCCTGACCCCCACATCCCCGAGCAGGTACTCGCCTGTCATGAAAAGCATGCTGGGAGAAGACGAGATCCCCAG GGATCCCCGCAGGGTGCTGATCCACCGCGGCTCCACCGGCCTGGGCTTCAACATCGTGGGCGGCGAGGATGGCGAGGGCATCTTCATCTCCTTCATCCTGGCTGGGGGGCCGGCCGACCTGAGCGGGGAGCTGCGCAAGGGGGACCAGATCCTGAGT gtaaATGGTGTGGACCTGCGCACGGCCACACACGAGCAGGCAGCAGCGGCGCTGAAGAACGCCGGACAGACCGTCACCATCATCGCACAGTACAGACCGGAGG AGTACAGCCGCTTCGAGGCAAAGATCCATGACCTGAGAGAACAGCTACTGAACAGTGGGATGGGCTCAGGAACCACCACGCTGAGGAGCAACACCAAGAGGGGCTTCTACATCAG AGCCTTGTTTGACTATGACAAGACGGCCGACTGCGGCTTCCTCAGCCAGGCGGTAGGCTTCCACTTCGGCGAGATCCTGCACGTGCTCGACTGCGGGGACGAGGAGTGGTGGCAGGCGCGGCGTGTCAGCGCCCAGGGGGAGGCTGACGAAGTTGGCTTCATACCCAGCAAGAGGAG GGTAGAACGGAAAGAGTGGTCTCGGCTGAAGACAAAAGAAAGG GACCGCAGCCGAGACAGTATAGGATCCTCTATAG GGAGAGAGGACACGGTGAAAAGCTATGAGACTGTCACGCAGGTAGAAG TTCATTATGCACGGCCAATCATCATCCTGGGCCCCACGAAGGACAGGGTGAACGACGACCTGCTATCTGAGTTCCCCGACAAGTTTGGCTCCTGTGTCCCCC acactaCACGGCCCAAGCGGGAGTACGAGGTGGACGGGCGGGACTACCACTTTGTGTCGTCGCGGGAGCAGATGGAGAAGGACATCCAGGGTCACCGCTTCATCGAGGCGGGCCAGTACAACAGCCACCTGTACGGCACCAGCGTGCAGAGCGTGCGGGAGGTGGCCGAGCAG CAGGGGAAGCACTGCATCTTGGACGTGTCGGCCAACGCTGTGAGGAGGCTGCAGGCCGCCCAGCTGCATCCCATCGCCGTCTTCATCCGGCCCAAGTCGCTAGAGAACGTCCT AGAGATCAACCCTCGCCTGACTGAGGAGCAAGCTCGTAAAGCCTTTGACCGTGCCATCAAGCTGGAGCAAGACTTTATTGAATGCTTTTCAG CCATCGTGGAGGGAGACAGCTTCGAGGAGGTCTACCACAAGGTCAAGACTGTAATCGAGGAGCAGTCTGGTCCCTATATCTGGGTTCCAGCTCGGGAGAGACTCTGA
- the LOC111839579 gene encoding disks large homolog 4 isoform X6 — MFVSVWYAKKMGRRFINNVRKAKKQRHQMMANSPPVVVNTETLDGSPYVNGTDGEVEYEEITLERGNSGLGFSIAGGTDNPHVGDDPSIFITKIIPGGAAAQDGRLSVNDSILFVNDADVREVTHSQAVEALKEAGAIVRLYVMRRKPCSEKVTEIKLIKGPKGLGFSIAGGVGNQHIPGDNSIYVTKIIEGGAAHKDGRLQIGDKILAVNNVCLEDVMHEDAVGALKNTAEVVYLRIAKPSSLYLTNSYNPPDITSSYSPHLDNEVGHSSYLGSEYPQALTPTSPSRYSPVMKSMLGEDEIPRDPRRVLIHRGSTGLGFNIVGGEDGEGIFISFILAGGPADLSGELRKGDQILSVNGVDLRTATHEQAAAALKNAGQTVTIIAQYRPEEYSRFEAKIHDLREQLLNSGMGSGTTTLRSNTKRGFYIRALFDYDKTADCGFLSQAVGFHFGEILHVLDCGDEEWWQARRVSAQGEADEVGFIPSKRRVERKEWSRLKTKERDRSRDSIGSSIGREDTVKSYETVTQVEVHYARPIIILGPTKDRVNDDLLSEFPDKFGSCVPHTTRPKREYEVDGRDYHFVSSREQMEKDIQGHRFIEAGQYNSHLYGTSVQSVREVAEQQGKHCILDVSANAVRRLQAAQLHPIAVFIRPKSLENVLEINPRLTEEQARKAFDRAIKLEQDFIECFSAIVEGDSFEEVYHKVKTVIEEQSGPYIWVPARERL; from the exons gcCAATTCCCCTCCAGTGGTCGTCAACACGGAGACGCTCGATGGCTCCCCCTAC GTGAACGGGACCGACGGGGAAGTGGAGTATGAGGAGATCACACTGGAGAGG GGAAACTCGGGCCTGGGCTTCAGCATTGCCGGGGGGACGGATAACCCTCATGTTGGGGACGATCCCAGCATCTTCATCACCAAAATCATCCCGGGGGGGGCAGCCGCTCAGGACGGCAGACTCAG TGTCAACGACAGCATCCTGTTCGTGAACGATGCCGACGTGCGGGAGGTGACACACAGCCAGGCTGTGGAGGCCCTGAAGGAGGCGGGAGCCATCGTCAGGCTCTACGTGATGCGGAGGAAACCGTGCTCCGAGAAAGTCACCGAGATCAAGCTCATCAAGGGGCCCAAAG GCCTGGGGTTCAGCATAGCGGGTGGCGTGGGCAACCAGCACATCCCCGGCGACAACAGCATCTACGTCACCAAGATCATCGAGGGCGGGGCAGCGCACAAGGACGGCCGGCTGCAGATCGGGGACAAGATCCTGGCC gtgaacAACGTGTGCCTGGAGGACGTGATGCACGAGGACGCGGTGGGGGCGCTGAAGAACACGGCGGAGGTGGTGTACCTGCGGATAGCCAAGCCCAGCTCGCTGTACCTCACCAACTCCTACAACCCCCCTGACATAACCAGCT cgTACTCCCCACACCTGGACAATGAGGTGGGCCACTCCAGCTACCTGGGCTCGGAGTACCCGCAAGCCCTGACCCCCACATCCCCGAGCAGGTACTCGCCTGTCATGAAAAGCATGCTGGGAGAAGACGAGATCCCCAG GGATCCCCGCAGGGTGCTGATCCACCGCGGCTCCACCGGCCTGGGCTTCAACATCGTGGGCGGCGAGGATGGCGAGGGCATCTTCATCTCCTTCATCCTGGCTGGGGGGCCGGCCGACCTGAGCGGGGAGCTGCGCAAGGGGGACCAGATCCTGAGT gtaaATGGTGTGGACCTGCGCACGGCCACACACGAGCAGGCAGCAGCGGCGCTGAAGAACGCCGGACAGACCGTCACCATCATCGCACAGTACAGACCGGAGG AGTACAGCCGCTTCGAGGCAAAGATCCATGACCTGAGAGAACAGCTACTGAACAGTGGGATGGGCTCAGGAACCACCACGCTGAGGAGCAACACCAAGAGGGGCTTCTACATCAG AGCCTTGTTTGACTATGACAAGACGGCCGACTGCGGCTTCCTCAGCCAGGCGGTAGGCTTCCACTTCGGCGAGATCCTGCACGTGCTCGACTGCGGGGACGAGGAGTGGTGGCAGGCGCGGCGTGTCAGCGCCCAGGGGGAGGCTGACGAAGTTGGCTTCATACCCAGCAAGAGGAG GGTAGAACGGAAAGAGTGGTCTCGGCTGAAGACAAAAGAAAGG GACCGCAGCCGAGACAGTATAGGATCCTCTATAG GGAGAGAGGACACGGTGAAAAGCTATGAGACTGTCACGCAGGTAGAAG TTCATTATGCACGGCCAATCATCATCCTGGGCCCCACGAAGGACAGGGTGAACGACGACCTGCTATCTGAGTTCCCCGACAAGTTTGGCTCCTGTGTCCCCC acactaCACGGCCCAAGCGGGAGTACGAGGTGGACGGGCGGGACTACCACTTTGTGTCGTCGCGGGAGCAGATGGAGAAGGACATCCAGGGTCACCGCTTCATCGAGGCGGGCCAGTACAACAGCCACCTGTACGGCACCAGCGTGCAGAGCGTGCGGGAGGTGGCCGAGCAG CAGGGGAAGCACTGCATCTTGGACGTGTCGGCCAACGCTGTGAGGAGGCTGCAGGCCGCCCAGCTGCATCCCATCGCCGTCTTCATCCGGCCCAAGTCGCTAGAGAACGTCCT AGAGATCAACCCTCGCCTGACTGAGGAGCAAGCTCGTAAAGCCTTTGACCGTGCCATCAAGCTGGAGCAAGACTTTATTGAATGCTTTTCAG CCATCGTGGAGGGAGACAGCTTCGAGGAGGTCTACCACAAGGTCAAGACTGTAATCGAGGAGCAGTCTGGTCCCTATATCTGGGTTCCAGCTCGGGAGAGACTCTGA